One Physeter macrocephalus isolate SW-GA chromosome 19, ASM283717v5, whole genome shotgun sequence genomic window carries:
- the PPP1CC gene encoding serine/threonine-protein phosphatase PP1-gamma catalytic subunit, translated as MADIDKLNIDSIIQRLLEVRGSKPGKNVQLQENEIRGLCLKSREIFLSQPILLELEAPLKICGDIHGQYYDLLRLFEYGGFPPESNYLFLGDYVDRGKQSLETICLLLAYKIKYPENFFLLRGNHECASINRIYGFYDECKRRYNIKLWKTFTDCFNCLPIAAIVDEKIFCCHGGLSPDLQSMEQIRRIMRPTDVPDQGLLCDLLWSDPDKDVLGWGENDRGVSFTFGAEVVAKFLHKHDLDLICRAHQVVEDGYEFFAKRQLVTLFSAPNYCGEFDNAGAMMSVDETLMCSFQILKPAEKKKPNATRPVTPPRVTSGLNPSIQKASNYRNNTVLYE; from the exons TGAGAGGGTCCAAGCCTGGTAAGAATGTCCAGCTACAGGAGAATGAAATCAGAGGACTGTGCTTAAAGTCCCGGGAGATCTTTCTCAGTCAGCCTATCCTACTAGAACTTGAAGCACCACTCAAAATATGTG GTGATATCCATGGACAATACTATGATTTGCTTCGACTTTTTGAGTACGGTGGTTTCCCGCCAGAAAGCAACTACCTGTTTCTTGGGGACTATGTGGACCGGGGAAAGCAGTCATTGGAGACTATCTGCCTCTTATTGGCTTACAAAATCAAATAtcctgagaatttttttcttctcagaggaAACCACGAATGTGCCAGCATCAATAGAATTTATGGATTTTATGATGAAT gtaaaagaagatataacattaaaCTATGGAAAACTTTCACAGACTGCTTTAACTGTTTACCGATAGCAGCCATCGTGGATGAGAAAATATTCTGCTGTCATGGAG GTTTATCACCAGATCTTCAATCTATGGAGCAGATTCGGCGAATTATGCGACCAACTGACGTACCAGATCAAGGTCTTCTTTGTGATCTTTTGTGGTCTGACCCCGATAAAGATGTCTTAGGCTGGGGTGAAAATGACAGAGGAGTGTCCTTCACATTTGGTGCAGAAGTGGTTGCAAAATTTCTCCATAAGCATGATTTGGATCTTATATGTAGAGCCCATCAG GTGGTTGAAGATGGATATGAATTTTTTGCAAAGAGGCAGTTGGTCACTCTGTTTTCTGCACCCAATTATTGTGGAGAGTTTGACAATGCAGGTGCCATGATGAGTGTGGACGAAACACTAATGTGTTCTTTTCAG ATTTTAAAACctgcagaaaaaaagaagccGAATGCCACGAGGCCCGTAACACCTCCAAGGG TTACATCAGGCCTGAACCCGTCCATTCAGAAAGCTTCAAATTATAGAAACAATACTGTTCTATACGAGTGA